One Polaribacter sp. SA4-12 genomic window carries:
- the meaB gene encoding methylmalonyl Co-A mutase-associated GTPase MeaB — MDKKSSALHEKEGVSQPETTSKSAAEKIKLNRAKQSSVDTFVSQILEGNITFLSRAITLVESTNPKHQQKANEILERCLPYANNSVRIGITGVPGVGKSTFIESFGKHLTSQGKKIAVLAVDPSSSVNKGSILGDKTRMEELVTDKNAFIRPSPSGTSLGGVAQKTRESIILCEAAGFDTIIIETVGVGQSEIVVHSMVDFFLLLKLAGAGDELQGIKRGIIEMADAIVINKADGDNEKNAKIAKVAFNRALHLYPIKESKWQPKVLTASALHNSGISEIDTMITDYIASTKENNYFIKKRNTQNKYWLLATIEQQLKDNFYKNPKIKDALAKEINNLENGKTTPFNAAKKLLEL, encoded by the coding sequence ATGGATAAAAAATCATCAGCATTACATGAAAAAGAAGGTGTTTCTCAACCAGAAACAACCAGTAAATCTGCTGCAGAAAAAATAAAATTAAACAGAGCTAAACAAAGTTCTGTAGACACTTTTGTTTCTCAAATTTTAGAAGGAAACATTACTTTTTTGAGTCGTGCTATTACTTTGGTAGAAAGTACAAACCCAAAACATCAACAAAAAGCTAACGAAATTTTAGAACGTTGTTTGCCTTATGCTAATAATTCTGTAAGAATAGGAATTACAGGAGTTCCTGGTGTTGGAAAAAGTACGTTTATAGAATCTTTTGGAAAGCATTTAACTAGCCAAGGAAAAAAAATAGCCGTTTTAGCGGTAGATCCAAGTAGCTCTGTAAATAAAGGTTCTATTTTAGGTGATAAAACAAGAATGGAAGAATTAGTAACTGATAAAAATGCTTTTATTAGACCTTCTCCTTCTGGAACTTCTTTAGGTGGTGTTGCACAAAAAACACGCGAAAGTATTATACTTTGTGAAGCTGCTGGTTTTGATACGATAATTATAGAAACTGTTGGTGTTGGGCAGTCTGAAATCGTTGTTCATTCTATGGTAGATTTCTTTTTATTATTAAAATTAGCTGGCGCTGGTGATGAGTTACAAGGCATTAAACGCGGAATTATAGAAATGGCAGATGCTATTGTTATTAATAAAGCAGATGGCGATAATGAGAAAAATGCTAAAATTGCCAAAGTAGCATTTAATAGAGCATTACATCTTTATCCTATAAAAGAAAGTAAATGGCAACCAAAAGTACTTACTGCAAGCGCGTTACATAATTCTGGAATCTCAGAAATTGATACAATGATTACTGATTATATTGCATCAACAAAAGAAAATAATTATTTCATCAAAAAAAGAAATACTCAAAATAAATATTGGCTTTTAGCAACTATTGAACAACAATTAAAAGATAATTTTTATAAAAACCCGAAAATTAAGGATGCTTTGGCAAAAGAAATAAATAATTTAGAAAACGGAAAAACAACACCTTTTAATGCTGCTAAAAAGCTGTTAGAATTGTAA
- the nrdG gene encoding anaerobic ribonucleoside-triphosphate reductase activating protein, translating to MNYSNIQIVLQEVPGEISICFSICGCQIRCKGCHSPFLWKEENGQQLSTKTYQETLKKYKGFASCVLFMGGEWHQKELSHHLKYAQKEGYKTCLYSGRDSIDKNLLKHLTWAKTGKWNAKKGGLETHKTNQQFIEVQTNTILNHLFLKN from the coding sequence ATGAATTATTCTAACATCCAGATTGTTCTCCAAGAAGTTCCTGGTGAAATCAGTATTTGTTTTAGTATTTGTGGTTGTCAAATTCGTTGTAAAGGCTGTCATTCTCCCTTTCTTTGGAAAGAAGAAAACGGACAACAACTCTCTACAAAAACATACCAAGAAACATTAAAAAAATACAAAGGCTTTGCAAGTTGTGTTTTATTTATGGGAGGAGAATGGCATCAAAAAGAGCTAAGTCATCACCTTAAATACGCCCAAAAAGAAGGATATAAAACCTGCCTTTATTCTGGTAGAGATTCCATTGATAAAAATCTCCTAAAACACCTTACTTGGGCTAAAACCGGAAAATGGAACGCTAAAAAAGGAGGTTTAGAAACCCATAAAACAAATCAGCAATTTATAGAAGTACAAACAAATACTATTTTAAATCATTTATTCCTAAAAAACTAA
- a CDS encoding RNA polymerase sigma factor, whose translation MRSTKQLHQPIIDQCKKDCSKAQMQLYNLYCKAMFLVAFRYVKDKFVAEDVMQDAFIKAFKNIENYKNEVAFGAWLKRIVINQSIDQLKKNKLELVSINEEVIAKADEDDWNVDSDISIEGIVEEINGLKEKYRLVLTLYLLEGYDHQEISEVLKITETTSRTHLLRGKKILKEALKNTSYAARY comes from the coding sequence ATGAGATCAACCAAACAACTACATCAACCAATTATTGACCAATGCAAAAAAGACTGCAGCAAAGCACAAATGCAGTTGTATAATTTGTATTGCAAGGCAATGTTCTTGGTCGCTTTTAGATATGTAAAAGACAAATTTGTAGCAGAAGATGTTATGCAAGATGCTTTTATAAAGGCGTTTAAGAATATCGAAAATTATAAAAATGAAGTCGCTTTTGGGGCTTGGTTAAAAAGAATTGTGATCAACCAAAGTATAGATCAATTAAAGAAAAATAAACTGGAATTGGTTTCTATAAATGAAGAAGTAATTGCAAAAGCAGATGAAGATGATTGGAATGTTGATAGTGATATTTCAATTGAAGGAATTGTAGAAGAGATTAACGGTTTAAAAGAGAAATATAGATTGGTTTTAACGCTTTATTTGTTGGAAGGCTATGATCATCAAGAAATATCGGAAGTTTTAAAAATTACAGAAACTACTTCTCGAACACATTTATTAAGAGGGAAAAAAATACTGAAAGAAGCATTAAAAAATACGAGTTATGCAGCAAGATATTAG
- the nrdD gene encoding anaerobic ribonucleoside-triphosphate reductase → MIRLTQKQIDQKIDFIDNYINANNAADGSKLDANANVSSKNIATMEAELNKDINVQVNRQLVKNKIEQLFDKDLANEYVRQIEAHEIYVHDETSLKPYCVSISMYPFLFDGLTKLGGESRAPQHLESYCGEFVNLVFAVSSQFAGALATVEFLLYFDYFARKDFGNDYLNTNTKTVSNHLQHAVYAINQPAAARGYQSVFWNISLYDEKYFDSLFGEFVFPDMSKPEWESLKKLQQFFMKWFNKEREKAVLTFPVVTAAMLVKDGKPVDTEFADMCATELSEGNSFFIYQSESADSLASCCRLRNEISDNTFSYSLGAGGVSTGSINVITLNMNRIIQQGKNLKCEIIKIQKYQIAYRKLIEEYKDAGMLPVYDAGFISLDKQFLTIGINGMVEAAESQGIKAENSTLYKYFVAKQLKVIYDANKEAKAKYGYMFNTEFVPAENLGVKNAKWDKEDGLFVPRDCYNSYFYPVESTSVNTLDKIILHGTDIIKYLDGGSALHLNLEEAPNKEGFLKLIDATAKAGCNYFCFNVKITICNDCDHIEKKTLQKCNKCNSKNIDYGTRVIGYLKRISSFSSERQNEHDFRFYHIDKQKNS, encoded by the coding sequence ATGATTAGATTAACTCAGAAACAAATAGATCAAAAAATTGATTTTATTGACAATTACATTAATGCTAACAATGCTGCTGATGGTTCTAAATTAGATGCCAATGCTAATGTTTCCTCAAAAAATATTGCAACTATGGAAGCTGAATTAAATAAAGACATTAATGTTCAAGTGAATAGGCAATTAGTAAAAAATAAAATTGAACAATTGTTCGATAAAGACTTGGCTAACGAATATGTGAGACAGATTGAGGCTCATGAAATTTATGTACATGATGAAACATCTTTAAAACCTTATTGTGTTTCTATTAGTATGTATCCGTTTTTATTTGATGGACTTACAAAACTTGGTGGAGAAAGCAGAGCTCCTCAACATTTAGAGAGTTATTGTGGTGAATTTGTAAATCTTGTTTTTGCGGTAAGTTCTCAATTTGCAGGTGCTTTGGCAACGGTAGAGTTTTTATTGTACTTCGATTATTTTGCAAGAAAAGATTTTGGAAATGATTATTTAAACACGAATACAAAAACAGTTTCTAACCACTTACAACATGCCGTTTATGCTATTAATCAGCCTGCTGCTGCAAGAGGTTACCAATCTGTATTTTGGAATATTTCTCTTTATGATGAAAAGTATTTTGATAGTTTGTTTGGTGAATTTGTTTTTCCTGATATGTCAAAACCTGAATGGGAAAGTCTTAAAAAACTGCAACAATTCTTTATGAAATGGTTCAACAAAGAAAGAGAAAAAGCAGTATTAACTTTTCCTGTTGTTACTGCTGCAATGTTAGTAAAAGATGGCAAGCCTGTGGATACTGAATTTGCAGATATGTGCGCTACTGAATTAAGCGAAGGAAATTCATTTTTTATATATCAATCTGAAAGTGCAGATAGTTTAGCTTCTTGCTGTAGATTAAGAAATGAAATTAGCGATAATACGTTTAGTTATTCACTTGGTGCTGGTGGAGTTTCAACAGGTTCTATTAACGTGATTACATTAAATATGAATCGCATAATTCAGCAAGGAAAAAACCTTAAATGTGAAATAATTAAAATTCAGAAATACCAAATTGCTTACCGAAAATTAATTGAAGAATATAAAGATGCAGGAATGCTTCCTGTTTACGATGCTGGTTTTATATCACTTGACAAACAATTTTTAACCATCGGAATTAATGGAATGGTAGAAGCTGCAGAAAGCCAAGGAATAAAAGCAGAAAATAGTACTCTTTATAAATACTTTGTTGCAAAACAATTAAAGGTAATTTATGATGCTAATAAAGAAGCGAAAGCAAAATATGGTTACATGTTTAACACAGAGTTTGTACCCGCAGAAAATTTAGGCGTTAAAAATGCGAAATGGGATAAAGAAGATGGCTTATTTGTACCTAGAGATTGTTATAATTCTTATTTCTACCCTGTAGAAAGTACTTCGGTAAACACTTTAGATAAAATAATTTTACATGGTACAGATATTATTAAATATTTAGACGGTGGTTCTGCGCTTCATTTAAATTTAGAAGAAGCTCCAAATAAAGAAGGATTTTTAAAATTAATTGATGCTACAGCTAAAGCTGGATGTAATTACTTTTGTTTTAATGTGAAAATTACTATTTGTAATGATTGTGACCATATTGAAAAGAAAACACTTCAAAAATGTAATAAATGTAATTCTAAAAATATCGACTATGGAACACGTGTTATTGGATATTTAAAGCGTATTTCTAGCTTTAGCTCAGAACGACAAAACGAACACGATTTTAGGTTTTATCACATAGACAAACAAAAAAATTCGTAA